CCCGCGGCGTGCGCGACTGGATCCGCGCGCGTCGACCCGCCGCAGTGCTCGTGGAGGCGCCGGCCGACGCGGAGGCGTCGATCCCGCTCCTCCTCGACGAGGCCACGGTCGCACCCGTCGCCCTCTACCTGCCGGCCGAGCGCGCGGCCGCCTACTATCCGCTCTGCGACTACTCTCCCGAGCTGGTCGCGCTGCGCGAGGGGCGGGCGGTCGGCGCGCAGCTCGGCTTCATCGACCTGCCGTACGCGCACCGCGCCCTCGGGCCACAGTCCCGACCCGTGTCGGCGCAGGACGAGGCGCACCTGGCCCGGAGCCGGTACGTGGCCGAGCTCGCCGCCCGCACCGGGTGTCGTGACCTCGACGAGCTCTGGGACCATCTCTTCGAGGAGGGCGCGCGGGCGCTCGATCCGGACGGGCTGCGGTGGCGCGTGGCCGTGTGGTGCCATCTCGCGCGCCTCGAGTACACGGACGCGGCGCTGGAAGCGGATGGGACGCTGGCGCGTGAGCGCGCGATGGCCTGGCACGTACGGCGGGCGATGGCGGCGCACCCGGGGGCGGAGATCCTCGTCGTGACGGGCGGCTTCCACGCCGTGCAGCTGCCCCATCTGATGGACGCGCCCCTCGAGCCGCCGCCGGGAGGGGAGGGTGAGCACTACGTCATCCCCTACGGGTTCGCGCAGCTCGACGCGCTCGACGGCTATGCCTCGGGCGTGCCCGCGCCGGCGTTCTATCAACGGGTGTGGGAAGACCGCGCGGACGTCGCGGACCTCGTGGTCGAGGTCGGCCGCGAAGCCCGAGCGCGCGGCATGGCGGGCGCGGTCTCGGTCGCGGACGAGCTGGCCGCGGCGACGCAGGCGCGGCAGCTGGCTGCGCTCCGCGGGCACGCACATCCGACCCGCGAGGACGTGCGCGACGCGCTCCGAAGCTGCTTCGTCAAGGGTGAGGCCGACGGGATCATGGGGCTCGCGCGCGAGCTCTTCGCCGGCGACCGGGTAGGGCAGGTCCCGGCCTCGGCGGGGGTGCCGCCGCTGGTCGCAGACTTTCGAAGGCGCGCGGAGGCGTGCAAGCTCGAGCGGACGAGCACGCGCAGGCAGGCCGTCGTGCTCGAGATCTATCGCAAGGGATCGCACCGCACGACGAGCCGGCTGCTGCACGCGCTCGATCTCCTCACCGTTCCCTACGCGGCGATGATCGACGGCCCCGATTTCATCCGCGGCGTCGGTCTCGAGCGCCGCCGCGAGCGCTGGGAGCTCTACTGGACGCCGGCCGTGGAGGCGACGCTGATCGATCTCGCGCACACCGGCGGCACGCTCGAAGAGGCGTGCTGGGCTCGACTCCAGACGAAGCTCGCGGACGCCGAGGAGGCAGGCATGGGAGGCAGCCTCGCCGCCGCTACGCGACTGCTCGCCGAGGCGTGCCGCGTGGGTCTCGGGGACCGGCGCGCGTTGCTGCTCGATATCGTCGAGCGAGCGGCGCGGGAGGACGGCGGGGTGCCCTCTCTCGTGGCGGGGCTGCGTCAGATCGACCGCCTCGTCCGGGCGGGAGGCTCGCTCGACACCCGGGGCCTCGAGACCCTGCCCGAGCTGCGCGCCGTCGCCTACCGGCGCGTCTGCCTGGAGCTTCGGCAGCTCTCGAACCTGAATCCGACGGCGGCTGAGGAGGCGCTGGGCGCAGCGCTGACGCTACGCGAGCTGGTTCGTGAGTCCCCAGAGGTCTTCGCGCTCGCCCTCTTCGACGACGCGCTCGCCGCGATCACCGGGCGCGACCTCCCCGCGGTGCTCCGCGGCGGGGCGTGGGGCGTGCGCTTCTCGCTCGGGTCGGTGGACGAGCCGGAGCTCGCGGAGGCCCTCCGAGGGGCGGTCGACGGTGCGACCGACGCGCAGACGCGGGTGGCGTTCGTACGGGGGCTGCTCGTCGCGGCGAGGGACACAGCGTGGCGGCTGCCCGCGTTCATCGAGACGCTCGACGCGACCTTCGCGGAGTGGGACGGTGACACCTTCCTGCGCAGCCTGCCGGAGCTGCGCCTCGCGTTCGCGGAGCTGACCCCGCGCGAGATCGACCGCGTGGCGGAGGCGGTGGCGGCGCTCGGGCACGAGGACCTCGGTGGCCTCGTGATGATGGACGTGGCCGAAGGCGAGGTCGCCTTCAACACGCGGGTCGAGCAGGTCGCGACCGCCGCGCTGGAGGCGACATGAGCGACGAGCGGCGCGCGCGCTGGCGGCTCGTGCTGGGGCGCTACGCCAAGCGACACCTGCCTGACGATGTGCTCTCGGCCACCGACGCGCGCGCGGGGCGGGCCCTCGACTACCTCTACGGTCGCGAGGGAGCCGGGCGTGGAGAGCTGCAGGCGGTCGGCGCGGATGGACGAGGAGGGGGCCTCGAACCGAGCGCGCTGACGATTCCGAGGTGGATCGCGGAGGTGCGCGACCTGTTCCCGACCGACACCGTGCAACGCATCCAGCAGCACGCGCTCGAGCGGTACCGCCTCACCGGGTTGCTCGACGACCCCGAGACGTTGCGCGACGTGCGACCGAGCGTGGAGCTGCTCCAGACCCTCCTGGCCCTCAAGGATGACGCGAAGCCGGCGGTGCTGGCGCAGATCCGTCGCCTGGTCGATCGCGTCGTGGAGGAGCTCACCGAGCGGCTCTCTCGCGAGGTGCGCCAGGCGTTCTCGGGTCGGATCGACCGCTTCCGCAAGAGCCCTCTGAAGGTCGCCCAGAACTTCGACGCGCACCGCACCATCCGCGAGAACCTGAGGCGCTGGGATCCGGAGACGCAGCGGCTCCTGGTCGAGGCGCCCCGTTTCTTCGCCCGCGTGCGACGCGAGCTCCCCTGGCACGTGATCCTCTGCGTCGACCAGAGCGGGAGCATGGCGCCCTCCATCATCTACGCGGCGGTGATGGCGGGCATCTTCGCGAAGCTCCCGGCTCTGCGCGTGAAGCTCGTGCTCTTCGACACCTCCGTCGTGGATCTGAGCGAGCAAGTCGACGATCCGACGAGCGTCATCCTCGGCGTGCAGCTCGGCGGCGGGACCAACATCGGCCAGGCCCTTCGCTACTGCGAGACGCTGGTCGAGGACCCACGCCGCACCGTGCTGGTGCTCGTGAGCGACTTCGAGGAGGGCGGCTCGCCGCGGACCCTCCTGACGATCACGGCGCGCCTCGCGTCCGAAGGCGTCCGCCTCCTCGGCCTCGCGGCTCTGGATGAGGAGGGCACGCCGTTCTTCGATCACGGGATGGCGGAGCGGCTGGCCGCGGTGGGTATGGAGGTAGCGGCCATCACGCCACGACAGCTCGGACGGTGGCTGGCAGAGGTAGTGCGGTGAGCCTCAAACGCTCGCTCGAGGCGTACGACGAGGCCGCGCTCGCGACGCTCGCGAACAAGGGGCTCGTGCGCCGCGCGAAGAAGGACCTCGAGCGGGGAGTCGTCGAGGAGGTCTCGATCGTCGAGGAGGAGGCGCGCGTGGCGCTCGACGGGCAGACCGTCACCCTCGACGCGCGCGGGCCCAGCCACGCTCGCTGTAGCTGTCCGGCGGCGGGCAGCTGTCGTCACATCTTGGCGGCCGTGCTCTGTCTCCGAGAGCGCTTCGCGTCGGAGACCGGGGGGGAAGAGACCGCGGGTGAAGGTCAGCTCGCGCTCGAGTTGCTCGCCCACCCGCTCGAGGCCGTGGTGAAGTGGGCGGGCGTGCGTGCGATGAAGAGCGCGGCCAGGATGGCGCGCCTCGACGTCTCCGAGATCGAGGAAGGCGCGTCGGTTCACGTCACTTTTCGCGATGGTCGCGAGGTGCGGTTCCTGGAGGGCGCGGGCCTCGACGACGCCCTCTACAAAGGCGCGAGCAGCCGGCGCGTCGCGTCCGTGGCGAGCGCACTGCTGGCGCTCCGGGCGCGCCACGGTCTCGCGGTGCCGGGCGCGGACGGACCCGAGGCGCTGCCCATGGTTTCCGGCGCCTTGCGCAGCCGCGCGGAGTGCGTCGCGACGGCGCGAGAGCGCTGCGCGCGGCTGATGGAGCTCGGTCTCGGCCGCCGCTCCGATACGAGCACCGACGGGCTGATCACGCTGTCGCTCTCCTGCGTGGCCGCGAACCTGCCGCGCCTCGCCGGCGCGCTGCGCGAGTGCGCGCGTGAGCTGCACCGGCTCGGCGCGCGGCAGCCCGACGCAGATTCCGCGCGCGCGTTCGACCGGATCGCCGCAGCCGACGCGTTGGCCCGCGCCCTCGACGTAGACACGCCGAGGGCGGATCTGATCGGCGTGCATCGGTCCGAGTACCACCCCCTGGGAGACGTCGAGTTGATGGGCCTGGGCGCGTGGCGCTTCGCATCCAGCCGCGGATACCGCGGCGTCACCGTCGCGTTCTTCTGTCCCGGCGATGGACGCGTTCGCACCTGGAGCGATGCGAGGCCTCAGGGGGTCGATCCGGCCTTCGACCCCGACGCTCGCTACCGCGGCGCGGCCTTGTGGGCAGGGCTGGGCCCACCGGCTCAGGCGTGTCGTCAGCGCTTCTCTCTCCGTGATGCGCACGGCAATGAAGACGGCCGGCTCGGGGTCCGCGGCGGGACGGCGGCAGGCGCGGTGCGGGACAGCTCGCCGTTCGAGGTGGAGCTCGGCGATCGCGGTCACGGTTCCTGGGCGAGCCTGCGGTCGGCGGTCGCGAGGCACGTCCCGCTCGGCCTGCGTCGCGCGGCGGCCAACGACGCGCTCTACGTGTTGCGCGCCGTCGCGCTCGAGGCAGTGCGCTTCGACGAGATCCAGCAGGCGATGCTTGCAGACCTCGTCGACGCGGAGGGTGACGCCTTGACTCTGCACCTGAGCCACGACCCCACCCACGAGCGTGCCGTCCGCTGGCTGGCCAGCAAGGCGCTGTCGAGCTTCCAGGGCCGGATGAGCTGGCTCGCTCGGGTTCAGCCCTACGGTGGCGCGCTGCGGGCGACGCCACTGGCGGTCTGGCTCGAGGACGGTCCAGCGCGCCTGATCAACCTCCACCTCGACGAGACCCCGGCCGAGAAGCTTCAGCTGCCTGCATGGAGACTCTGGCGGCAGGCGAGCAAGGCGGGGACCCGGACGCGACGTCTGCTCGTCGACAGGGCCGAGCGCGATCTGTCGCCTCCCCCGGCGTGGTCGGACGAGACCGAGCGCGCGGTGGATTGGCTCGAAGACGAGACGCTGGCCGCCGCTGAATCAGGTGTGGCGACGCGGCG
This portion of the Sandaracinaceae bacterium genome encodes:
- a CDS encoding SWIM zinc finger family protein encodes the protein MSLKRSLEAYDEAALATLANKGLVRRAKKDLERGVVEEVSIVEEEARVALDGQTVTLDARGPSHARCSCPAAGSCRHILAAVLCLRERFASETGGEETAGEGQLALELLAHPLEAVVKWAGVRAMKSAARMARLDVSEIEEGASVHVTFRDGREVRFLEGAGLDDALYKGASSRRVASVASALLALRARHGLAVPGADGPEALPMVSGALRSRAECVATARERCARLMELGLGRRSDTSTDGLITLSLSCVAANLPRLAGALRECARELHRLGARQPDADSARAFDRIAAADALARALDVDTPRADLIGVHRSEYHPLGDVELMGLGAWRFASSRGYRGVTVAFFCPGDGRVRTWSDARPQGVDPAFDPDARYRGAALWAGLGPPAQACRQRFSLRDAHGNEDGRLGVRGGTAAGAVRDSSPFEVELGDRGHGSWASLRSAVARHVPLGLRRAAANDALYVLRAVALEAVRFDEIQQAMLADLVDAEGDALTLHLSHDPTHERAVRWLASKALSSFQGRMSWLARVQPYGGALRATPLAVWLEDGPARLINLHLDETPAEKLQLPAWRLWRQASKAGTRTRRLLVDRAERDLSPPPAWSDETERAVDWLEDETLAAAESGVATRRDPGRLEASIGELRRRGLTRLAEQGERWRTGRTAPELLALRWSIVVYRQAALRVALAD
- a CDS encoding VWA domain-containing protein translates to MSDERRARWRLVLGRYAKRHLPDDVLSATDARAGRALDYLYGREGAGRGELQAVGADGRGGGLEPSALTIPRWIAEVRDLFPTDTVQRIQQHALERYRLTGLLDDPETLRDVRPSVELLQTLLALKDDAKPAVLAQIRRLVDRVVEELTERLSREVRQAFSGRIDRFRKSPLKVAQNFDAHRTIRENLRRWDPETQRLLVEAPRFFARVRRELPWHVILCVDQSGSMAPSIIYAAVMAGIFAKLPALRVKLVLFDTSVVDLSEQVDDPTSVILGVQLGGGTNIGQALRYCETLVEDPRRTVLVLVSDFEEGGSPRTLLTITARLASEGVRLLGLAALDEEGTPFFDHGMAERLAAVGMEVAAITPRQLGRWLAEVVR
- a CDS encoding DUF5682 family protein yields the protein MNETEASVAALKAALDGSPVTFFGVRHHSPVCARGVRDWIRARRPAAVLVEAPADAEASIPLLLDEATVAPVALYLPAERAAAYYPLCDYSPELVALREGRAVGAQLGFIDLPYAHRALGPQSRPVSAQDEAHLARSRYVAELAARTGCRDLDELWDHLFEEGARALDPDGLRWRVAVWCHLARLEYTDAALEADGTLARERAMAWHVRRAMAAHPGAEILVVTGGFHAVQLPHLMDAPLEPPPGGEGEHYVIPYGFAQLDALDGYASGVPAPAFYQRVWEDRADVADLVVEVGREARARGMAGAVSVADELAAATQARQLAALRGHAHPTREDVRDALRSCFVKGEADGIMGLARELFAGDRVGQVPASAGVPPLVADFRRRAEACKLERTSTRRQAVVLEIYRKGSHRTTSRLLHALDLLTVPYAAMIDGPDFIRGVGLERRRERWELYWTPAVEATLIDLAHTGGTLEEACWARLQTKLADAEEAGMGGSLAAATRLLAEACRVGLGDRRALLLDIVERAAREDGGVPSLVAGLRQIDRLVRAGGSLDTRGLETLPELRAVAYRRVCLELRQLSNLNPTAAEEALGAALTLRELVRESPEVFALALFDDALAAITGRDLPAVLRGGAWGVRFSLGSVDEPELAEALRGAVDGATDAQTRVAFVRGLLVAARDTAWRLPAFIETLDATFAEWDGDTFLRSLPELRLAFAELTPREIDRVAEAVAALGHEDLGGLVMMDVAEGEVAFNTRVEQVATAALEAT